One segment of Corynebacterium caspium DSM 44850 DNA contains the following:
- a CDS encoding TetR/AcrR family transcriptional regulator encodes MTADSYHLENPAPPQRGNRRRFDPSRKQRIIDAAVKIIVEQGSQFVTHRAVAQVADVPLGSMTYHFQNLADLLDQAWLKIAIRARLSFYNHFANLENPTPEDFRACFVKALYHAQNERELYAEALVNFAAISAYDNRTREHYLAYEGAQLNTLGQYVDETTSLALLTYYRGIVNQAAVKGHKARLEDFELMVQRLTPLHSFVDHS; translated from the coding sequence ATGACTGCAGACAGCTACCACCTGGAGAATCCCGCCCCACCACAGCGCGGAAATCGCCGACGCTTTGATCCTTCCCGTAAACAGCGCATTATTGATGCAGCCGTCAAAATTATTGTGGAGCAAGGTTCCCAATTTGTAACCCATAGAGCGGTCGCCCAAGTAGCTGATGTGCCCTTGGGATCTATGACTTATCATTTTCAAAATTTAGCGGATCTACTAGATCAAGCCTGGCTTAAAATCGCTATTAGAGCCCGACTTAGCTTCTATAATCACTTCGCAAATCTTGAAAATCCTACCCCCGAAGACTTTCGGGCTTGCTTCGTAAAAGCCCTTTATCACGCCCAAAACGAACGCGAGCTCTATGCGGAGGCGCTGGTAAATTTCGCGGCAATATCTGCCTACGATAACCGCACCAGGGAGCATTACCTAGCTTATGAGGGGGCCCAACTAAATACCTTGGGGCAGTATGTTGATGAAACTACCTCCCTAGCCTTACTTACTTATTATCGCGGCATTGTTAATCAGGCAGCGGTAAAAGGACATAAAGCTCGTTTGGAAGATTTTGAGCTCATGGTGCAACGACTCACCCCACTGCACTCTTTTGTGGATCACAGCTAG
- the moaA gene encoding GTP 3',8-cyclase MoaA has product MASALLIDKYDRVARDLRVSLTDRCNLRCTYCMPAEGLEWIPTPLTLSDEETIRLIRIAVTELGIRQVRFTGGEPLLRKSLEKIIAATKQLQTDEGLSPHTAITTNALGLERRAKGLKAAGLDRVNISLDTLNADHYFQLTRRNRHADVLRGIDAALENGLTPVKVNSVVMPGINDPDIVDLALFAVRRGLNLRFIEQMPLGPREQWARAEMVTAAEILTSLESRFEISAASEPRGSAPAELWNVVDRLNPKIAGQIGIIASVSHPFCGACDRTRLTTDGAIRTCLFSRSETSLRDIMRAGATDAELADIWRTTMWAKKAGHDIDDPNFIQPQRTMSAIGG; this is encoded by the coding sequence ATGGCTTCCGCATTACTTATAGACAAATACGACCGCGTAGCGCGAGATCTTCGCGTTTCGCTTACTGATCGTTGCAATTTACGCTGTACTTATTGCATGCCAGCGGAAGGCCTCGAATGGATTCCCACCCCACTCACCCTTAGTGATGAAGAAACTATCCGACTAATTCGCATTGCAGTGACGGAACTAGGGATCCGCCAAGTCCGCTTCACCGGTGGCGAACCCTTATTAAGGAAATCTTTAGAAAAAATTATTGCGGCCACTAAACAATTGCAGACCGATGAAGGGCTGTCTCCACATACCGCAATTACCACTAATGCTTTGGGACTAGAACGACGCGCTAAAGGCTTAAAAGCAGCTGGCCTTGATCGCGTAAATATATCTCTAGACACCCTAAATGCGGATCATTATTTTCAATTAACCAGAAGAAACCGGCATGCTGACGTACTGCGCGGTATAGATGCAGCCCTGGAGAATGGATTAACCCCAGTAAAGGTTAATTCCGTGGTGATGCCTGGCATTAATGATCCAGATATCGTGGATTTGGCGCTATTTGCAGTGCGTCGGGGCCTAAACTTAAGGTTTATCGAACAAATGCCCCTCGGACCACGTGAGCAATGGGCCCGGGCAGAAATGGTTACCGCAGCCGAGATCCTAACTAGTTTGGAATCACGTTTTGAGATTTCTGCAGCCAGTGAACCCCGCGGATCTGCTCCGGCAGAATTATGGAATGTAGTTGATCGTCTAAACCCGAAAATAGCTGGTCAAATAGGTATTATCGCCTCTGTAAGTCATCCTTTTTGTGGGGCTTGCGACCGTACTCGGTTAACCACAGACGGAGCTATTCGTACCTGTCTTTTTTCCAGATCAGAAACATCACTACGCGATATTATGCGTGCTGGAGCTACCGACGCAGAACTAGCCGATATTTGGCGCACCACTATGTGGGCTAAAAAAGCGGGTCACGATATTGACGATCCTAATTTTATTCAGCCCCAACGCACCATGTCTGCCATCGGCGGCTGA